In a genomic window of Pseudomonas mohnii:
- the hemN gene encoding oxygen-independent coproporphyrinogen III oxidase, with product MLDAIRWDTDLIRRYDLAGPRYTSYPTAVQFNSQVGTFDLFHALRDSRKSQRPLSLYVHVPFCANICYYCACNKVITKDRGRAQPYLQRLEQEIQLIACHLDPAQKVEQLHFGGGTPTFLSHDELRQLMAHLRKHFNLLDDDSGDYGIEIDPREADWSTMGLLRELGFNRVSIGLQDLDPAVQRAVNRLQSLEETRAVIDAARTLQFRSINIDLIYGLPRQTPDNFARTVEEVINLQPDRLSVFNYAHLPERFMPQRRINSNELPTPAQKLEMLQRTIEQLTAAGYRYIGMDHFALPDDELAIAQEESTLQRNFQGYTTHGHCDLIGLGVSAISQIGDLYCQNSSDLNQYQSALDSSQLATSRGLLCNADDRLRRAVIQQLICNFSLEFAQIEQAFNIDFQGYFGELWPQLHNMAKDGLIELDNERITVLPAGRLLVRSVCMVFDAYLEHHNRQRFSRVI from the coding sequence ATGCTCGACGCCATTCGTTGGGATACCGATTTGATCCGCCGTTATGACCTGGCGGGACCGCGCTATACCTCCTACCCGACCGCCGTGCAATTCAACAGCCAGGTCGGCACGTTCGACCTGTTTCACGCCCTGCGCGACAGCCGCAAGTCTCAGCGCCCGTTGTCGCTGTATGTGCATGTGCCGTTCTGCGCCAACATCTGTTACTACTGCGCCTGCAACAAAGTCATCACCAAGGATCGCGGCCGCGCCCAGCCCTACCTGCAGCGCCTGGAACAGGAAATCCAGTTGATCGCCTGCCACCTCGACCCCGCGCAAAAAGTCGAGCAACTGCACTTTGGTGGCGGTACGCCAACCTTTCTCAGTCACGACGAACTGCGTCAGCTGATGGCTCACCTGCGCAAACATTTCAATCTGCTGGACGACGATTCCGGTGACTACGGTATCGAGATCGACCCCCGCGAGGCCGATTGGTCGACCATGGGGTTGCTCCGGGAGCTGGGTTTCAACCGGGTCAGTATCGGCCTGCAAGACCTCGACCCCGCGGTGCAGCGTGCCGTCAATCGGCTGCAAAGCCTTGAAGAAACCCGCGCCGTGATCGACGCCGCCCGCACCTTGCAGTTTCGCTCAATCAACATCGACCTGATCTACGGCTTGCCAAGACAGACCCCGGACAACTTCGCCCGCACCGTCGAAGAAGTCATCAACCTGCAACCCGATCGTCTTTCGGTGTTCAACTACGCTCACCTGCCGGAACGCTTCATGCCGCAACGGCGGATCAACAGCAACGAGCTGCCGACGCCCGCGCAGAAACTGGAAATGTTGCAGCGCACCATCGAGCAACTGACGGCGGCCGGTTATCGCTACATCGGCATGGACCACTTCGCCCTGCCGGACGACGAACTGGCGATTGCCCAGGAAGAATCGACCCTGCAACGCAACTTCCAGGGCTACACCACCCACGGACATTGCGATTTGATCGGGCTGGGCGTGTCGGCGATCAGCCAGATCGGCGACTTGTACTGCCAGAACAGCAGTGACCTGAATCAGTACCAGAGCGCTTTGGACTCCTCACAGCTGGCCACCAGCCGCGGCCTGTTGTGCAACGCCGATGACCGGCTGCGGCGTGCGGTCATTCAGCAACTGATCTGCAATTTCAGCCTGGAGTTCGCCCAGATCGAACAGGCCTTCAACATCGACTTTCAGGGCTATTTCGGCGAGCTGTGGCCACAGCTGCACAATATGGCCAAGGATGGCCTGATCGAACTCGACAATGAACGAATCACCGTGCTGCCGGCCGGCCGCCTGCTGGTACGCTCGGTGTGCATGGTTTTTGATGCGTACCTGGAACATCACAATCGCCAACGGTTTTCCCGCGTGATCTAA
- a CDS encoding heavy metal translocating P-type ATPase, with protein sequence MTTPLPCYHCALPVPAGSRFTAAVLGQTREFCCPGCQAVAEAIVAGGLENYYQHRSEASANPEALPVQLVDELALYDRADVQQPFVRHEGELAETTLLMEGISCAACGWLIEKHLRALPAVAEARLNLSNHRLHVRWADAQLPLSQVLGELRHIGYAAHPYQADRASEQLASENRRALRQLGVAGLLWFQAMMATMATWPEFNIDLSPELHTILRWVALFLTTPIVFYSCAPFFKGAMRDLRTRHLTMDVSVSLAIGSAYIAGIWTSITGVGELYFDAVGMFALFLLAGRYLERRARERTAAATAQLVNLLPASCLRLSTDGQSERILLSELRVGDQVLVHPGAILPADGKILEGQSSIDESLLTGEYLPQARTTGDAVTAGTLNVEGALTVEVQALGQDTRLSAIVRLLDRAQAEKPRLAEIADRAAQWFLLLSLIAAAAIGLLWWELDASRAFWIVLAMLVATCPCALSLATPTALTAATGTLHKLGLLLTRGHVLEGLNQIDTVIFDKTGTLTEGRLALRSIRPLGALDSDQCLSLAAALENRSEHPIARAFGRAPLAAEDVHSTPGLGLEGRVGEQRLRIGQPDFVCELSGTALPSMPDEAGQWLLLGDTQGPLAWLVLDDRLRADARALLDACKARGWHTLLLSGDSSPMVASVAAELGIDEARGGLRPDDKLQVLQQLHKEGRKVLMLGDGVNDVPVLAAADISVAMGSATDLAKTSADAVLLSNRLDALVQAFSLARRTRRVIIENLLWAGLYNGLMLPFAALGWITPVWAAVGMSISSLTVVLNALRLTRLPSAPATSSTPQTRPLPA encoded by the coding sequence ATGACCACCCCACTCCCCTGCTACCACTGCGCCCTGCCCGTCCCGGCCGGCAGCCGTTTCACCGCGGCGGTTCTCGGGCAAACCCGCGAGTTCTGCTGCCCGGGTTGCCAGGCGGTGGCCGAGGCAATTGTTGCCGGCGGGCTGGAAAACTATTACCAGCATCGCAGCGAAGCGTCGGCCAACCCTGAAGCGCTACCGGTGCAATTGGTGGACGAACTGGCGCTGTACGACCGCGCGGATGTGCAACAACCCTTTGTCCGCCACGAAGGCGAACTCGCCGAAACCACACTGTTGATGGAAGGCATCAGTTGCGCCGCCTGTGGCTGGCTGATCGAGAAACATCTGCGTGCACTGCCCGCCGTGGCCGAAGCGCGCCTGAACCTGTCCAACCATCGCCTGCATGTCCGTTGGGCCGATGCCCAATTGCCGCTGAGCCAGGTGCTCGGCGAGTTGCGCCACATCGGTTACGCCGCCCACCCCTACCAGGCCGACCGCGCCAGCGAACAACTGGCCAGCGAAAACCGCCGGGCCCTGCGTCAATTGGGCGTCGCCGGATTGCTGTGGTTCCAGGCGATGATGGCGACCATGGCCACCTGGCCGGAATTCAACATCGACCTCAGCCCCGAACTGCACACGATCCTGCGCTGGGTCGCGCTGTTCCTCACCACCCCGATCGTGTTCTACAGCTGCGCACCGTTCTTCAAAGGCGCAATGCGCGACCTGCGCACCCGGCACCTGACAATGGACGTTTCTGTGTCGCTGGCCATTGGCAGTGCCTACATCGCCGGAATCTGGACCTCGATCACCGGCGTGGGTGAACTGTATTTCGACGCCGTCGGCATGTTCGCGCTGTTCCTGCTGGCGGGGCGTTATCTGGAACGCCGCGCCCGGGAACGCACGGCCGCCGCCACCGCACAACTGGTCAATTTGCTGCCGGCCTCGTGCCTGCGCCTGAGTACGGACGGTCAGAGCGAACGCATCCTGCTCAGCGAACTGCGCGTCGGCGATCAGGTGCTGGTGCACCCCGGCGCGATTCTCCCGGCCGACGGCAAGATCCTTGAGGGCCAGTCGAGCATCGACGAATCACTGCTCACCGGCGAATACCTGCCACAGGCCAGGACCACGGGCGATGCGGTCACTGCGGGCACCCTGAACGTCGAAGGCGCGTTGACCGTGGAAGTCCAGGCCCTGGGTCAGGACACTCGTCTGTCCGCCATCGTCCGCCTGCTCGATCGCGCCCAGGCTGAAAAGCCAAGACTGGCGGAAATCGCCGACCGTGCGGCGCAATGGTTCCTCCTGCTGTCACTGATCGCCGCCGCTGCCATCGGCCTGCTGTGGTGGGAGCTGGATGCTTCGCGGGCCTTCTGGATTGTCCTGGCGATGCTGGTTGCGACCTGCCCGTGCGCCCTGTCCCTGGCCACGCCGACAGCCCTCACCGCTGCCACCGGCACGTTGCACAAGCTGGGGCTGTTGTTGACGCGCGGCCATGTGCTCGAAGGCCTGAACCAGATCGATACGGTGATTTTCGACAAAACCGGAACCCTCACCGAAGGACGCCTGGCGTTACGCTCGATCCGCCCTCTCGGCGCCCTGGACAGCGATCAATGCCTGAGCCTCGCCGCCGCGCTGGAAAACCGCTCCGAACACCCGATTGCCCGCGCCTTTGGTCGTGCGCCACTGGCCGCCGAAGACGTGCACAGCACCCCCGGCCTCGGCCTCGAAGGACGGGTCGGCGAGCAACGTTTGCGTATTGGCCAACCCGATTTTGTCTGCGAACTCAGTGGCACCGCCCTGCCATCGATGCCGGATGAAGCCGGGCAATGGCTGTTGCTCGGCGATACCCAGGGGCCGCTGGCGTGGCTGGTCCTCGACGACCGCCTGCGTGCCGATGCCCGCGCCCTGCTGGATGCCTGCAAGGCGCGTGGCTGGCACACATTGTTGCTGTCCGGCGACAGCTCGCCGATGGTCGCCAGTGTCGCCGCCGAGCTAGGCATCGACGAAGCCCGCGGCGGATTGCGCCCGGACGACAAGCTGCAAGTCCTGCAACAGCTGCACAAGGAAGGTCGCAAGGTATTGATGCTCGGTGACGGGGTCAACGACGTGCCGGTGCTGGCGGCTGCCGACATCAGCGTGGCCATGGGTTCGGCCACCGATCTGGCGAAAACCAGTGCGGACGCGGTGCTGCTGTCCAATCGTCTCGATGCCCTGGTGCAAGCCTTCAGCCTGGCGCGACGCACCCGTCGGGTAATCATCGAGAACCTGCTGTGGGCCGGGCTGTACAATGGCCTCATGTTGCCGTTCGCCGCCCTCGGCTGGATCACTCCGGTATGGGCCGCGGTCGGTATGTCCATCAGTTCGCTGACCGTGGTGCTGAACGCGCTGCGCCTGACTCGCCTGCCGAGCGCGCCCGCCACCAGTAGCACGCCACAAACCCGCCCGCTACCGGCCTGA
- the ccoG gene encoding cytochrome c oxidase accessory protein CcoG — MSNQIPVHDVTPPSKNANNSVDLYASREKIYTRAFTGLFRNLRMMGGAFLFLLYFGTVWLSWAGHQAVWWNLPERKFFIFGATFWPQDFILLSGILIISAFGLFFITVYAGRIWCGYTCPQSVWTWIFMWCEKVTEGDRNQRIKLDKAPMSANKFLRKFSKHTLWLLIGFVTGMTFVGYFSPIRELVIDFFTGEADGWSYFWVGFFTLATYGNAGWLREQVCIYMCPYARFQSVMFDKDTLIVSYDPRRGESRGPRKKGVDYKAQGLGDCIDCTMCVQVCPTGIDIRDGLQIECIGCAACIDACDSIMDKMEYPRGLISYTTEHNLSGQKTHKLRPRLIGYAVVLLAMISLLVTAFFMRSLVGFDVSKDRVLYRENAEGRIENVYSLKIMNKDQRDHTYVLEAAGLPDLKLQGQREIKVAAGEIVSQPAELSVAPEHLPSSTNEVKFILKDADDNSIHVEAKSRFIGPQNR; from the coding sequence ATGAGCAACCAGATTCCGGTACACGACGTCACACCGCCCAGTAAAAACGCGAACAACAGCGTCGATCTCTACGCCTCTCGAGAAAAAATCTACACCCGTGCCTTCACCGGTCTGTTCCGCAACCTGCGGATGATGGGCGGCGCCTTTTTATTCTTGTTGTATTTCGGCACGGTCTGGTTGAGCTGGGCGGGCCATCAGGCCGTCTGGTGGAATCTGCCGGAGCGAAAATTCTTTATTTTCGGCGCGACCTTCTGGCCGCAGGACTTCATCCTGCTCTCGGGCATTTTGATCATCAGCGCCTTCGGCCTGTTCTTCATTACGGTGTACGCCGGGCGGATCTGGTGCGGCTACACCTGCCCGCAGAGCGTCTGGACCTGGATTTTCATGTGGTGCGAAAAGGTCACCGAAGGCGACCGCAACCAGCGTATCAAGCTCGACAAGGCGCCCATGAGCGCCAACAAGTTTCTGCGTAAATTCAGCAAGCACACCCTGTGGTTGCTGATTGGCTTTGTGACCGGCATGACCTTCGTCGGCTATTTCTCGCCGATTCGTGAGTTGGTTATCGACTTTTTCACCGGCGAAGCCGATGGATGGTCGTATTTCTGGGTCGGATTCTTCACCCTCGCCACCTACGGCAACGCCGGCTGGCTGCGCGAACAGGTGTGCATCTACATGTGCCCGTACGCACGTTTCCAGAGTGTGATGTTCGACAAGGACACGCTGATCGTGTCCTACGACCCGCGTCGTGGCGAAAGCCGTGGCCCGCGCAAGAAAGGCGTCGACTACAAAGCCCAGGGCCTGGGCGACTGCATCGACTGCACCATGTGCGTTCAGGTCTGCCCCACCGGCATCGACATTCGCGACGGCCTGCAGATCGAGTGCATCGGTTGCGCCGCCTGCATCGATGCCTGTGACAGCATCATGGACAAAATGGAGTACCCGCGCGGGCTGATCAGCTACACCACCGAGCACAACCTGTCCGGGCAGAAAACCCATAAACTGCGCCCGCGCCTGATCGGCTATGCCGTGGTGCTGCTGGCGATGATCAGTTTGCTGGTCACTGCGTTTTTCATGCGTTCGCTGGTAGGTTTCGACGTCAGCAAGGACCGCGTGCTGTACCGTGAAAACGCCGAAGGGCGAATCGAAAACGTCTACAGCCTGAAAATCATGAACAAGGATCAGCGCGACCATACCTACGTGCTGGAAGCCGCCGGTCTGCCGGACCTCAAACTGCAAGGCCAGCGCGAAATCAAAGTGGCGGCCGGCGAGATCGTGAGCCAGCCGGCTGAACTGTCCGTGGCACCGGAACACCTGCCGTCGAGCACCAATGAGGTGAAATTCATCCTCAAGGATGCCGATGACAACAGTATCCACGTTGAAGCCAAGAGCCGATTCATCGGCCCACAAAATCGTTGA
- the ccoO gene encoding cytochrome-c oxidase, cbb3-type subunit II — translation MKHEAVEKNIGLLAFFMVIAVSIGGLTQIVPLFFQDVTNKPVEGMKPRTALELEGRDIYIANGCVGCHSQMIRPFRAETERYGHYSVAGESVWDHPFLWGSKRTGPDLARVGGRYSDDWQRAHLYNPRNVVPESKMPAYPFLVENKLDGKDTARKMEVLRTLGVPYTDEDIAGAKDAVKGKTEMDALVAYLQGLGTIIKSKR, via the coding sequence ATGAAGCATGAAGCAGTCGAGAAGAATATTGGCCTGCTGGCCTTCTTCATGGTTATCGCCGTCAGTATCGGCGGCCTGACCCAGATCGTTCCGCTGTTTTTCCAGGACGTCACCAACAAGCCGGTCGAAGGCATGAAGCCGCGCACCGCCCTTGAACTGGAAGGCCGCGACATTTACATCGCCAACGGTTGTGTCGGCTGCCACTCGCAGATGATCCGCCCGTTCCGCGCTGAAACCGAACGTTACGGCCACTACTCGGTCGCCGGTGAAAGCGTCTGGGACCACCCGTTCCTGTGGGGTTCCAAGCGTACCGGTCCGGACCTGGCCCGTGTCGGCGGTCGTTACTCCGATGACTGGCAACGTGCGCACTTGTACAACCCGCGCAACGTCGTGCCCGAGTCGAAAATGCCGGCCTACCCGTTCCTCGTGGAAAACAAGCTCGACGGCAAAGACACCGCCAGGAAAATGGAAGTCTTGCGCACGCTCGGCGTCCCTTACACCGACGAAGACATCGCCGGCGCCAAGGATGCTGTGAAGGGCAAAACCGAAATGGACGCGCTGGTGGCCTATCTGCAAGGCCTGGGCACCATCATCAAAAGCAAACGGTGA
- a CDS encoding CcoQ/FixQ family Cbb3-type cytochrome c oxidase assembly chaperone has translation MDIGMIRGLGTVVVMVAFIGLALWVFSPKRKSEFEDATLLPFADDPEAIKHVEQASRSNKE, from the coding sequence ATGGATATCGGGATGATTCGTGGCCTGGGCACCGTTGTCGTGATGGTGGCCTTCATCGGTCTGGCGTTGTGGGTATTCAGCCCAAAGCGCAAGTCGGAGTTTGAAGACGCGACCTTGCTGCCTTTCGCGGATGATCCCGAAGCCATCAAGCACGTCGAGCAAGCTTCTAGGAGTAACAAAGAATGA
- the ccoP gene encoding cytochrome-c oxidase, cbb3-type subunit III translates to MTTFWSLYVTVLSLGTIFSLTWLLLSTRKGQRTEVTEETVGHSFDGIEEYDNPLPKWWFMLFVGTIVFALGYLVLYPGLGNWKGLLPGYNYLDNEKQTAFANGQTGWTGVHEWEKEMAKSDARFGPIFAKFASMPIEEVAKDPQALKMGGRLFASNCSVCHGSDAKGAYGFPNLTDADWRWGGEPETIKTTIMGGRHAVMPAWAEVIGEQGVADVAAFVVTNLDGRKLPEGTKADPVAGQKLFAANCVACHGPEGKGTPAMGAPNLTHPAAFIYGSSFAQLQQTIRYGRQGQMPAQEQLQGNDKVHLLAAYVYSLSHGEKAAAADAQ, encoded by the coding sequence ATGACTACATTCTGGAGTCTGTATGTCACAGTCCTCAGTCTCGGTACGATCTTTTCCCTGACCTGGCTGCTGCTGTCGACCCGCAAGGGCCAGCGCACCGAGGTGACGGAAGAGACGGTTGGCCACTCCTTCGACGGGATCGAGGAGTACGACAACCCACTGCCGAAATGGTGGTTCATGCTGTTCGTGGGCACCATCGTTTTCGCCCTGGGCTACCTGGTACTGTACCCGGGCCTGGGCAACTGGAAAGGCCTGTTGCCAGGTTACAACTACCTGGATAACGAGAAGCAGACCGCGTTCGCCAACGGCCAGACTGGCTGGACCGGCGTTCACGAGTGGGAAAAGGAAATGGCCAAGTCGGACGCCCGGTTCGGTCCGATTTTCGCCAAGTTCGCTTCCATGCCAATCGAAGAAGTCGCCAAGGACCCGCAAGCCCTGAAGATGGGTGGCCGCCTGTTCGCCTCCAACTGCTCGGTTTGCCACGGTTCCGACGCCAAAGGCGCCTATGGCTTCCCTAACCTGACCGACGCCGATTGGCGCTGGGGCGGCGAGCCGGAAACCATCAAAACCACGATCATGGGCGGCCGTCACGCGGTCATGCCGGCGTGGGCTGAAGTGATCGGTGAACAAGGCGTTGCCGACGTTGCCGCATTCGTGGTGACCAACCTCGATGGCCGCAAGCTGCCGGAAGGCACCAAGGCTGACCCGGTTGCCGGCCAGAAACTGTTCGCGGCCAACTGCGTGGCCTGCCACGGTCCGGAAGGCAAAGGCACCCCGGCAATGGGCGCACCGAACCTGACCCACCCCGCCGCGTTCATCTACGGTTCGAGCTTCGCTCAACTGCAGCAGACCATCCGTTACGGCCGTCAGGGCCAGATGCCTGCGCAAGAGCAACTGCAGGGTAACGACAAGGTTCACCTGCTGGCCGCTTACGTCTACAGCCTGTCTCACGGCGAGAAGGCTGCGGCGGCAGACGCTCAGTAA
- a CDS encoding FixH family protein, whose amino-acid sequence MPAANAASPWYKHLWPWIIIGILACSVTLTLSMVTIAVNHPDNLVNDNYYEAGKGINRSLDRELLAQTLLMRAAVHLDDVTGEVDLRLNGNSQPKTVELNLISPTQPEKDRKIVLTRSETEQGRYIGQLSDKVEGRRFVELLGTQDDHTWRLFEEELVSHDKDLLLGDEPLQGAEDLKK is encoded by the coding sequence ATGCCCGCAGCAAACGCCGCAAGCCCTTGGTACAAGCACCTTTGGCCGTGGATCATCATCGGGATTCTGGCTTGCTCGGTGACCCTGACCCTGTCCATGGTGACCATTGCGGTGAATCACCCGGACAACCTGGTCAACGACAACTACTACGAGGCCGGCAAAGGCATCAACCGTTCCCTGGACCGTGAACTGCTCGCCCAGACCCTGCTGATGCGCGCCGCGGTCCACCTGGATGACGTGACCGGCGAAGTCGATCTGCGCTTGAACGGCAATAGCCAGCCGAAGACCGTGGAGCTGAACCTGATCTCGCCGACCCAACCGGAAAAGGACCGCAAGATTGTCCTGACCCGCAGTGAAACCGAACAGGGCCGTTACATCGGTCAATTGAGCGACAAGGTCGAAGGCCGGCGCTTTGTCGAACTGCTCGGCACCCAGGATGACCACACATGGCGTCTGTTCGAAGAAGAACTGGTCAGCCATGACAAGGACCTGCTGCTCGGAGACGAGCCGCTGCAAGGCGCGGAAGACCTGAAAAAATAA
- the ccoN gene encoding cytochrome-c oxidase, cbb3-type subunit I, which yields MSTAISPTAYNYKVVRQFAIMTVVWGILGMGLGVFIASQLVWPELNFGLPWTTFGRLRPLHTNLVIFAFGGCALFATSYYVVQRTCQTRLISDSLAAFTFWGWQAVIVGAIVTLPLGYTTTKEYAELEWPLAILLAIVWVTYALVFFGTIVKRKTKHIYVGNWFYGAFILVTAMLHIVNHASLPVSFFKSYSAYAGATDAMIQWWYGHNAVGFFLTTGFLGMMYYFVPKQAERPIYSYRLSIVHFWALITLYIWAGPHHLHYTALPDWAQSLGMAMSIILLAPSWGGMINGMMTLSGAWHKLRTDPILRFLVVSLAFYGMSTFEGPMMAIKTVNSLSHYTDWTIGHVHAGALGWVAMISIGAIYHMIPKLFGRAQMHSTGLINTHFWLATIGTVLYIASMWVNGITQGLMWRAINDDGTLTYSFVEALQASHPGFIVRALGGAFFATGMLFMAYNVFRTVRASNPVEAKAAEQIAVVGAH from the coding sequence ATGAGCACAGCAATCAGTCCGACTGCTTATAACTATAAGGTAGTCCGCCAGTTCGCCATCATGACGGTGGTCTGGGGGATCCTTGGCATGGGGCTCGGTGTCTTCATCGCCTCACAGCTCGTATGGCCGGAATTGAATTTCGGTCTGCCGTGGACGACTTTTGGACGCCTGCGCCCGTTGCACACCAACCTGGTGATTTTCGCCTTCGGTGGATGTGCACTGTTTGCCACTTCTTATTATGTCGTGCAGCGAACCTGCCAAACGCGACTGATTTCCGACAGCCTCGCGGCCTTCACCTTCTGGGGATGGCAAGCGGTGATCGTCGGCGCCATCGTTACCTTGCCGCTGGGTTACACCACCACCAAGGAATACGCTGAGCTGGAATGGCCCCTCGCCATTCTGCTGGCCATCGTCTGGGTCACCTACGCTCTGGTGTTCTTCGGCACCATCGTCAAGCGCAAAACCAAGCACATTTATGTGGGTAACTGGTTCTACGGTGCCTTCATCCTCGTGACCGCGATGCTGCACATCGTCAACCACGCCTCCCTGCCAGTCAGTTTCTTCAAGTCCTATTCCGCCTACGCAGGTGCGACGGACGCGATGATCCAGTGGTGGTACGGCCACAACGCCGTGGGCTTCTTCCTGACCACCGGCTTCCTGGGGATGATGTACTACTTCGTTCCGAAGCAGGCCGAGCGTCCGATCTACTCCTATCGCCTGTCCATCGTGCACTTCTGGGCACTGATCACCCTGTACATCTGGGCCGGTCCGCACCACCTGCACTACACCGCGCTGCCGGACTGGGCCCAATCCCTGGGCATGGCGATGTCGATCATCCTGCTGGCCCCGAGCTGGGGCGGCATGATTAACGGCATGATGACCCTGTCGGGCGCCTGGCATAAGCTGCGCACCGACCCGATCCTGCGCTTCCTGGTCGTGTCCCTGGCGTTCTATGGCATGTCGACCTTCGAAGGCCCGATGATGGCCATCAAGACCGTGAACTCGCTGTCGCACTACACCGACTGGACCATCGGCCACGTACACGCCGGCGCCCTGGGCTGGGTAGCGATGATCTCGATCGGCGCGATCTACCACATGATTCCGAAACTGTTCGGCCGCGCGCAGATGCACAGCACCGGCCTGATCAACACGCACTTCTGGCTCGCGACCATCGGTACCGTTCTGTACATCGCTTCGATGTGGGTCAACGGCATCACCCAGGGTCTGATGTGGCGTGCGATCAACGATGACGGCACCCTCACCTACTCGTTCGTCGAAGCACTGCAAGCCAGCCACCCTGGCTTCATCGTCCGTGCACTGGGCGGTGCGTTCTTCGCCACCGGCATGCTGTTCATGGCCTACAACGTATTCCGTACCGTACGCGCCTCGAACCCGGTTGAAGCCAAAGCCGCCGAACAGATTGCTGTAGTTGGAGCTCACTGA
- the ccoS gene encoding cbb3-type cytochrome oxidase assembly protein CcoS, which yields MPALYVMIPAALLIVAIAVYIFFWAVDSGQYDDLDGPAHSILFDDQDPNHTAAVDEASGHPAKPDDKAPPHA from the coding sequence ATGCCAGCTCTTTACGTGATGATCCCGGCTGCACTGCTGATCGTGGCCATCGCTGTCTACATCTTCTTCTGGGCGGTCGACAGCGGGCAGTACGACGACCTCGACGGCCCGGCCCACAGCATCCTGTTCGACGACCAGGACCCGAACCACACCGCCGCAGTCGACGAGGCCAGCGGCCATCCGGCCAAACCCGACGACAAGGCGCCGCCCCATGCTTGA
- a CDS encoding sulfite exporter TauE/SafE family protein: MLELAPLLVSALILGLLGGGHCLGMCGGLMGALTLAIPKEQRSRRFRLLLAYNLGRILSYATAGLLIGLAGWAVANSPAAMFMRVLAGLLLIAMGLYLAGWWSGLTRIESLGRGLWRHIQPVANTLLPVSSVPRALLLGALWGWLPCGLVYSTLLWSASQGNALDSALLMLAFGLGTWPVLLATGLAAERVTALLRKRSVRMAGGLLVMLFGIWTLPGPHQHWLMGH, translated from the coding sequence ATGCTTGAATTGGCGCCACTGTTGGTCTCGGCGTTGATACTCGGCCTGCTCGGGGGCGGTCATTGCCTGGGCATGTGCGGTGGCCTGATGGGCGCGCTGACCCTGGCGATCCCCAAGGAACAACGCAGCCGCCGCTTTCGCCTGCTGCTGGCCTACAACCTCGGGCGCATTCTCAGCTATGCCACGGCCGGCCTGTTGATCGGCCTGGCGGGCTGGGCGGTGGCCAACAGTCCGGCGGCGATGTTCATGCGGGTGCTCGCCGGTTTGCTGCTGATCGCGATGGGCTTGTACCTCGCTGGCTGGTGGAGCGGCCTGACCCGCATCGAAAGCCTCGGACGCGGCCTGTGGCGGCATATCCAGCCGGTTGCCAACACACTGCTACCGGTGTCGAGCGTGCCCCGTGCGCTGCTCTTGGGTGCGCTCTGGGGCTGGTTGCCGTGCGGCCTGGTCTACAGCACGCTGCTGTGGTCGGCCAGTCAGGGCAATGCGCTGGACAGTGCGTTGCTGATGCTGGCATTCGGGTTGGGCACCTGGCCGGTGCTGCTCGCCACGGGGCTGGCGGCCGAACGGGTGACGGCGCTGTTGCGCAAGCGCAGCGTGCGCATGGCCGGCGGGTTGCTGGTGATGCTGTTCGGCATCTGGACCTTGCCGGGGCCGCATCAGCATTGGCTCATGGGGCACTAG